The following coding sequences are from one Melospiza melodia melodia isolate bMelMel2 chromosome 2, bMelMel2.pri, whole genome shotgun sequence window:
- the GJA3 gene encoding gap junction alpha-3 protein — MGDWSFLGRLLENAQEHSTVIGKVWLTVLFIFRILVLGAAAEEVWGDEQSDFTCNTQQPGCENVCYDKAFPISHIRFWVLQIIFVSTPTLIYLGHVLHIVRMEEKRKEKEELKKKGSSKDGNYPVAAAASGSGGGGGSNNVKDQPIVKRGKEKLPIRDERGRIRMGGALLRTYVFNIIFKTLFEVGFIVGQYFLYGFELKPVYQCSRSPCPHTVDCFISRPTEKTIFIIFMLVVASVSLLLNMLEIYHLGWKKLKQGMTSQYILEMPVATMTPVMVTGESKPVSLPPPAPPVVVTTATPAPVLPDTRAVTPLLAPVTMASYYATAAPRPRPPSNATSMASYPAAPQVPEERHRAVTPTPISTPVTIPTPIPTPTPAVINYFNSGSRALTSEQNWVNMAAEQQGKVSSSSAGSSTPSSVRHPLPEQEEPLEQLLPPPAVLPIAAANSGSSTSLSGASGSKWDVEGEVELSGARPVSAACTTVEMHEPPLLVDTRRLSRASKSSSCRARSDDLAV; from the coding sequence ATGGGTGACTGGAGCTTTCTGGGGAGACTGTTAGAGAATGCGCAGGAGCACTCCACGGTTATTGGCAAGGTTTGGCTGACGGTACTGTTTATCTTCAGGATCCtggtgctgggggctgctgctgaggaggTCTGGGGAGACGAGCAGTCGGACTTTACATGCAACACTCAGCAACCTGGTTGCGAAAATGTTTGCTATGACAAAGCCTTCCCCATTTCTCACATCCGCTTCTGGGTGCTGCAGATCATTTTTGTCTCCACTCCAACCCTCATCTACCTGGGCCATGTCCTGCACATTGTACGCATGGAGGagaagaggaaagagaaggaggagCTGAAAAAGAAGGGGAGCAGCAAAGATGGCAACTacccagtagcagcagcagcatctggcaGCGGTGGTGGAGGAGGCAGCAATAACGTCAAAGATCAACCTATTGTCAAAAGGGGGAAGGAGAAGCTCCCAATCCGTGATGAACGTGGTAGAATCCGTATGGGAGGTGCCTTGCTCCGTACTTATGTCTTCAATATCATATTCAAGACACTGTTTGAGGTGGGCTTCATTGTGGGCCAGTACTTCCTATATGGCTTCGAGCTAAAGCCGGTTtaccagtgcagccgctcaccttGTCCGCACACTGTGGACTGCTTCATCTCGAGGCCCACTGAGAAGAcaatcttcatcatcttcatgttGGTGGTGGCCTCAGTCTCCCTGCTGCTGAACATGCTTGAGATATATCACCTGGGGTGGAAGAAGCTTAAGCAGGGCATGACGAGTCAGTACATCCTAGAGATGCCTGTCGCAACAATGACGCCAGTTATGGTAACAGGGGAGTCCAAACCTGTTTCCCTGCCACCGCCAGCACCACCTGTGGTGGTCACGACTGCCACGCCGGCCCCTGTTCTGCCTGACACCCGTGCTGTCACACCGCTGCTGGCCCCAGTGACCATGGCATCGTACTACGCTACAGCTGCTCCAAGGCCGCGGCCCCCCTCCAACGCGACGTCCATGGCAAGCTACCCCGCTGCTCCACAAGTTCCTGAGGAGAGGCACCGCGCTGTCACTCCCACACCCATCTCCACTCCCGTCACCATCCCGACCCCCATACCCACGCCCACGCCAGCCGTCATCAACTACTTCAACAGCGGCAGCCGTGCCCTGACATCTGAGCAGAACTGGGTCAACatggcagctgagcagcaggggAAGGTTTCCTCCAGCTCGGCAGGTTCCTCTACCCCCAGCAGCGTCCGGCATCCCCTTCCTGAGCAGGAAGAGCCACTGGAGCAGCTACTCCCACCCCCGGCCGTGCTGCCCATCGCCGCAGCCAACAgcggcagcagcaccagcctgagcGGGGCGAGCGGCAGCAAGTGGGATGTGGAGGGCGAGGTGGAGCTGTCGGGAGCACGGCCCGTGTCGGCCGCCTGCACCACGGTGGAGATGcacgagccgccgctgctcgtaGACACGCGGCGCCTGAGCAGGGCCAGTAAGTCGAGCAGCTGCAGAGCCCGGTCAGACGACCTGGCCGTGTGA
- the GJB2 gene encoding gap junction beta-2 protein, producing MDWGTLQGVLGGVNKHSTSIGKIWLTVLFIFRIMILVVAAERVWGDEQQDFVCNTLQPGCKNVCYDHFFPISHIRLWALQLIFVSTPALLVAMHVAYTRHEKKRRFRNGEKIDIEELKNQRLHIRGPLWWTYTSSIFFRIIFEAVFMYVFYYMYDGFQMPRLVKCDAWPCPNTVDCFVSRPTEKTTFTIFMLAVSGICMMLNLAELCYLVIKVCTKESGKATVLK from the coding sequence ATGGACTGGGGAACTCTGCAGGGTGTTTTGGGAGGTGTAAATAAGCACTCCACCAGTATCGGGAAGATCTGGCTCACAGTCCTCTTCATCTTCCGTATCATGATCCTGGTTGTGGCTGCAGAGAGAGTCTGGGGAGATGAACAACAAGATTTTGTCTGCAACACGCTTCAGCCTGGCTGCAAAAATGTTTGCTATGATCACTTTTTCCCCATCTCTCACATCAgactctgggccctgcagctgaTCTTTGTCTCCACACCTGCGCTGCTGGTGGCCATGCACGTGGCTTACACCAGGCATGAGAAGAAAAGGCGGTTCAGAAACGGTGAGAAAATTGATATTGAAGAGCTAAAAAATCAAAGGCTTCACATTCGGGGCCCCTTGTGGTGGACATACACCAGCAGCATCTTCTTCAGGATCATCTTTGAGGCTGTCTTCATGTACGTGTTCTATTACATGTACGATGGGTTCCAGATGCCCCGCCTGGTGAAGTGCGACGCTTGGCCCTGCCCCAACACTGTGGATTGTTTCGTGTCTCGGCCCACTGAGAAAACCACATTTACTATTTTCATGCTTGCTGTATCTGGGATCTGCATGATGTTGAATCTGGCTGAGTTGTGCTACCTAGTGATAAAAGTTTGCACAAAAGAATCTGGGAAAGCAACAGTTTTGAAATAA